The stretch of DNA TGACATAACACCCGGCCATCGTAATACATCAACAACATTGACTTCACCCGTTGATGCTTCATCGCGGATCCAATTCGCGGCTTGTAATAACTGTTTAGCAAGCTCTTTATTTAAAAAGAGTTCTTGATGTTGATTAGCCAAATCAAGCTCAAAACGCAAATTACATTCAACTTTTCCCCGCGTTAAACGGCTTCTAAGTTTTTCTCGAATGATGGGTTCGAGTGAACGTAATTGTTCTGGTAAACGGATATACGTTTCTAAATAACGTTGATTTACGGAGCGAAGTTCCCAAGCGGCATGTCCCCAACTGGCATTAACGTCCTTTCTTGCATATGCTGTCATACTACGAATCATAATCTTAACCTTTAATAACAAATTACGCCCATAATATCATATTAAAGAATGATTAATATAATAGATAATAAAACAGATTATTATCATACTGATTTTTAATATCTCAAGATAACACACTAAAGAATAGAACTTAACTTACTGTTTATTTACATAATTATTTCAAAATAGAATAACAAGCTGCATTAAAATTAATAATTTATAGTATATAATTTGCGCTGCATGTTTTTTATTTTTTAATCAGCTTTAATCAGGAGTTAATCATGAGTAGTAAATTTGAAATTTTTAAAAGTCCGAAGAATAATCAGTTTTATTTCCATTTAAAAGCAAGTAATGGTCAGATAATTTTACAAAGCGAAGGATATACAACGAAAAGTAACTGCTCAAATGGCGTTCAATCAGTTAAGAAAAATGCCCCTAGCGAGAAAGCTTATGACAAAAAACCAAAATATTTTAATTTAAAGTCATTAGATAATGGCCAAATCATTGGTACAAGCCAGCAATATTCAAGTGAATCAGCGAGAGATAATGGCGTTGAATCAGTACAAAAAAATGCCCCAATCGCTGAAGTTGTTGATTTAACAGTAGGCGCTTAAGTTCATCATTATTAAATAGAACCCGCAAAATTGCGGGTTTTAAATTTGTCATATCAAAAAGCTCGATTTAATCACTAAAATCTCAGTATATTACACAAATTGATCTGTGCATTATGCAACAAATTCTGTATAATGCGCCCTTAGCTTAGGCTAAACATTGCTCATTCAAATTGAGAAATGTCCTCCTAATACAGTATTGATTCAATATAAAATAAAAAACCACGTTGGAGATAGACATGCGCCCTTCCGGCCGAACTGCGGAACAAGTCCGCTCGATAAAAATTACGCGTAATTATACTAAACATGCCGAAGGTTCTGTTTTAATTGAATTTGGTGAAACTAAAGTACTTTGTAATGCAACCGTTGAAGAAGGTGTTCCACGTTTTCTTAAAGGTCAAAATCAAGGCTGGATAACAGCTGAATATGGTATGTTACCAAGAGCCACAAATACCAGAACTCAACGTGAAGCAGCTAAAGGCAAACAAAGTGGCCGAACAATGGAAATTCAGCGCTTAATTGCCCGCTCACTTCGCGCAGCAGTTGATCTTAAAGTACTAGGTGAATATACGATAACCCTTGACTGTGATGTTATCCAGGCAGATGGCGGTACACGCACGGCATC from Orbaceae bacterium lpD04 encodes:
- a CDS encoding YegP family protein, which codes for MSSKFEIFKSPKNNQFYFHLKASNGQIILQSEGYTTKSNCSNGVQSVKKNAPSEKAYDKKPKYFNLKSLDNGQIIGTSQQYSSESARDNGVESVQKNAPIAEVVDLTVGA
- the rph gene encoding ribonuclease PH, encoding MRPSGRTAEQVRSIKITRNYTKHAEGSVLIEFGETKVLCNATVEEGVPRFLKGQNQGWITAEYGMLPRATNTRTQREAAKGKQSGRTMEIQRLIARSLRAAVDLKVLGEYTITLDCDVIQADGGTRTASISGACVALYDALNGMVEKGVLKTNPFKGFIAAVSVGIVKNEALCDLEYIEDSNAETDMNVIMTDDGRMIEIQGTAEGEPFSHDELMTLLALAKNGISTIIEAQKTALSIAS